A region of the Stieleria neptunia genome:
ATTGCCCGAGGTTTGGTAGGCGACGTGGACTTCATGACCCTGAGTCGCCAAGCGTGTCAGCGTGCCTCCCATCGAGATGACATCGTCGTCGGGGTGTGGCGAAAACAGGATGATCCGTTTGGGGAACACCGTATCGGGGCGGTCGGGTTTGCCGGCCGGCCAGCCCGTGATCGTGTTTTGCAGATGACGGAAGACGCTGAGATTGATTTCATAGGCCGTTCCGTACTCGGCGAGCAGGCCCTGCATCCCGTTGGCGTTGTAATCGGCGTCGGTCAACATCAGGATCGGCTTTTGGACCGACTGCGAGAGTGCGATCACGGCCCGTCGGACCATCACGTCATCCCAGCGGACGTCGCCGACCAACCAGGGCGATCGGATTTCGGTCAGATTCGCGGCGGCGGCGGAATCGAGAAAGAACTCGACGTCATCGTGTTGTTGCAGAAACGTCGCCGGGACCGCCGGAGCAATTTCGCCTTCGATCGCGCGGGCGACAATCGATGCCTTGCCTTCTCCAAAGGCGAGCAGGATAATCCGTCGCGCGTCCAGGATCGTGCCGACACCCATCGTGATCGCACGCCGCGGCACATTTTCGACCCCAAAAAAATTGCTGGCCGCGTCGATCCGAGTCATCGCATCGAGCGTGATCGGCCGCGTCCGCGAATCCGTCCCTGAACCGGGTTCGTTGAAACCGATGTGTCCGGTGCGACCGATGCCCAGGATCAACATGTCGATGCCGCCCAGTTCGGCGATCTCGTTCTCGAACATCAGGCAGTATTCTGCCAATTCATCCTGCGGCGTGTTCCCGTCGGGAATATGGATCTGATCGCGCGGCAGGTCGATGTGGTCGAACAAGTGTTCGTTCATGAATCGGACGTGACTCTGCAGCGATTCCGGCCCCATCGGCAGGAATTCATCGAGGACAAAGACGGCCACGTTGGCAAACGAGAGGCCTTGTTCGCGATGCATCCGCACCATGGCGGAGTAGACGTTGACGACGGTGGATCCGGTCGCCAACCCGAGCACGCAGGTGCGTCCTTCGGCGGCACGGCTGCGAACGAGCGTGGCGATTTCAAGCGCCGCGGCTTCGCTGGCATTGCTCGCTTCGGGAAAGACTCGATACGGAATCGACGACGGCGGTGCCGCGGATTGAAAGGGTTTGAGTCTGCGTCTGTCTTGTCTCATGGTGTCATTCATTGCTGCAAGATGGATCGGCGTGACGTGTCAGTTGTCGTGCGTGCTGCGCCGCACCGAGCATTCCGGCGTCGTTGCCGAGCGTGGCGAAATCGATTTTCAAGGTCGCGCCGGTTTGGACCAACGACAGACGCACCATTTCGCCGTGGATCGTCTTTAAAAAATCCCTTCCGGTCTGCTTCTCGTTTCCTCCGAAGTTGACGGCGCCTCCGAGCAACACGACCGAAGGGTCCGCGATGTGGGCGAGCATAGCGATCGCCCGCCCCAGATGCACGCCGGTCCTGCGAACGGTCTCGATCGCGATCACGTCGCCGGCTTCGGCCGCGTCCGCGATGACCTCCGGCGTCAGTTCGCCGGCAGCGCGGAGCGGCGATTTCTGGTCGCTGGTTTTGAGTAGATCGAGTGCGGTTTTGACGATCCCCGCGGCGCCGGCGTAGGCTTCCAAATGTCCCAGGCGTCCGCAGCCGCACTGTCGGGCATCGGGACCGTGCTCGATCGTGACGTGGCCGATTTCGCCCCCACAACCGTGACTGCCATTGATCGCGCGGCCGGAAACAATGATCCCGCCGCCGATGCCGGTCCCCAACGTCAAGAAGGAAAGCGAGTCGGTCCGGTGCTCTCCAAAGCTGGATTCACCGAGCGCGGCGGCATTGGCGTCATTGATCACGGCCACGGGCTTTTGAAAGACGCTCGCCAATTCTTGATGGAAACCGATGCCGTGCCAGGCGTGTAAGTTTGCCGTTTCCATCAACGTGGCCGTCGTCTCGTCGATCACGCCGGCCATGGCCAATCCGACGGATTCCAGAGCATCAAAGGTTGCGCCGCGACGACGTAGCGCCGCGATCGCGAACTCGCGCGCTCCACGAAAGACATCCGACGGTTCGTCGCAATGCGCCGTAGAGATCTGGTGGCGGGCAACCACTTCATCGCCGCACAGCAGTCCTAATTTGACCGAAGTGCCACCAAGATCGATGCCCATGACGAACGACGGCGATTCGCCGGAACCATCATCGGCTGGTTTCATGTTCGGATACAATCGTCGTCCCAATCGTTCATCAAGTTCAAGCTGATCATGTAAATTCATTCAATTCGCGATGCAAAACAAATGCTTCTCTCCGCGGATGAACAGCTCATCGCCGCACGGAGCAGGGGTTGCATCGACCGTTTCACCGACCGAGTTGGACGCTACGATTTGTAGTGTCGCCGAATCCTTGATCACAACCGTGGTGCCGCTTCGTCCGGTCAGATAAACGTGTCCGCCGGCGGCCATCGGCGACGCATAGGTTCTGCTGATCCCGGGCAATCGCACCGCTTCATAGTGGGGCTTTCCCGTCGCCGCATCCAGGCAACTGAGGTTGCCGGATTTGCCTTTGTGGAAATACAGCCGGCCATCGCTGAGCAACGGGGACGCGATGTCGGGTGTGTCCCGGCTGACCGTCCAGACCACACGGTCGGTGCCTTCGATGTCGCCGTGGCCGTCGGGCCGAAACGCGCCGAGGAACGATCCCTGGTAGCCGCTGCCGATGAACACCATCGCGTCGGCGGCGACTGCCGACGCGACCGGGCGAGTCGTTTGGCCGCCACAGCGCCAGAGTTCTTGACCGGTTTCAAGGTCATAGCTGCGGGCAAAGTTTTGACCATTCATGACGATCTGTTTTTTGCCGGCGACGTCGATCACCAAAGGGGTGGCCCAGCACGACGGTTCATCACGATCGGTCTTCCAGACCGTTTCGCCGGTCAGCTTGTTGAGCGCATACAGCGCCGAGGCGCCTTCATGATCCCACGGCACGAGGATCAGGTTGCCGTGAAGCGTCGGTGAACTGCCTTCGCCGAACCCGCTCCGCGTGATCATTTTTCCAAAATCATCGCGTTTCCATTTCAGCTGGCCGTCCATCGTGTAGCAATACAGGCCCCGCGAGCCGAAGTGTGCATAGACATGGTTGCCATCGGTGCAGGGTGATGCCGATGCGAACCCGTTGGTCGAATGGGTTTCCTGGTGCGGGACGGCGGTGACGGCCGTTTGTTTCCAAAGTTGCTGGCCGGATTGGCGGTCGAAACAGAGCACTTGAAAGTCCAGTTTCGGCAGCGCCGGCGCCGTGCCGCGTTGAAATTGATTGCGATTCTGCGGGGCCGGCGGCGGTGGCGCCGTCCCCGGACCAACGCTGACGGCGGTGACCACAAACACGCGGTCATCCCAAATCACCGGCGACCCGGAACCGCGACCGGGAATCGGCACCTTCCATTTCACGTTCTCGGTCTCGGACCAGTTCGTCGGCGGGTTGCCGCTGGTGGCCGCACCGTTGCCCGTCGGACCGCGCCAGTGGGCCCAGTTGTCTGCAACAACCATCTCCCCCGACAGGAGAAATACCAACGCGCCGGCGAGTGTGAACGTCCGGCAAAGATTGCGATACATACGACGTGAATTCTGCAGCAGGAAAAGTAGTGTGGAGGAACCGCCATTGATCCGGACCATCCCGGCTTGGCCACATTGTAACTCGTCGGCCCCGATCGGGTGTCTCGGCATTGCTCTTCCCGATCAACTCACGGAACACCGCCGGCTCAAAATCTTTGACAGTGCGCCGCCGATGCGACATGTTGGGGCTACGCTGTGAAGCAGTTTTTAGCGGCAGGGCGCGAGCCCTCCGGTGTTTCGGCAGAGATGAAGACCCGGAGGGCTCGCGCCCTGCCTTTAAAACCTTAAGAAACACAGGGGAAAAATGCTTCACAGCGTTAATGTGGGGGGCCAGACGCGGGGGCGAGGCAGGTTTCTGTCCGTTGACTTCGGCAAAAAAGGTCATTGGCATGTTAATCGATCAAACGGAACTCATCCAACAAACTCCGGTTTGCGGGGGCCTCCGTAAGGAGACGCTGCAGTTGATTTTGAGTCAATCCGAAGAGCTAGAGGTGGCCGCGGGCGAGTTCTTTTTCCGCGAAGGCGACGCGGGAGACTGCCTGTACGTGATCCAATCCGGGACCGCGATCGTCCAGCGGACCTGGCAGGGCAACGCGATTGTCCTGGCGCGCATTCAGCCCGGTGACTGTTTCGGCGAAATGTCATTGATCGATTTACAACGCCGCTTCGCCGGAGTCAAAGCGGAAACCGATTGCAGCGTGATTCGGGT
Encoded here:
- a CDS encoding ROK family protein, encoding MNLHDQLELDERLGRRLYPNMKPADDGSGESPSFVMGIDLGGTSVKLGLLCGDEVVARHQISTAHCDEPSDVFRGAREFAIAALRRRGATFDALESVGLAMAGVIDETTATLMETANLHAWHGIGFHQELASVFQKPVAVINDANAAALGESSFGEHRTDSLSFLTLGTGIGGGIIVSGRAINGSHGCGGEIGHVTIEHGPDARQCGCGRLGHLEAYAGAAGIVKTALDLLKTSDQKSPLRAAGELTPEVIADAAEAGDVIAIETVRRTGVHLGRAIAMLAHIADPSVVLLGGAVNFGGNEKQTGRDFLKTIHGEMVRLSLVQTGATLKIDFATLGNDAGMLGAAQHARQLTRHADPSCSNE
- a CDS encoding Crp/Fnr family transcriptional regulator, with the translated sequence MLIDQTELIQQTPVCGGLRKETLQLILSQSEELEVAAGEFFFREGDAGDCLYVIQSGTAIVQRTWQGNAIVLARIQPGDCFGEMSLIDLQRRFAGVKAETDCSVIRVPYTALMRLCQVDMEQYAMVMMNLGREVSRRLRIAGERLFRYQQELGQQWFDEELAFDA
- a CDS encoding PQQ-binding-like beta-propeller repeat protein — protein: MPRHPIGADELQCGQAGMVRINGGSSTLLFLLQNSRRMYRNLCRTFTLAGALVFLLSGEMVVADNWAHWRGPTGNGAATSGNPPTNWSETENVKWKVPIPGRGSGSPVIWDDRVFVVTAVSVGPGTAPPPPAPQNRNQFQRGTAPALPKLDFQVLCFDRQSGQQLWKQTAVTAVPHQETHSTNGFASASPCTDGNHVYAHFGSRGLYCYTMDGQLKWKRDDFGKMITRSGFGEGSSPTLHGNLILVPWDHEGASALYALNKLTGETVWKTDRDEPSCWATPLVIDVAGKKQIVMNGQNFARSYDLETGQELWRCGGQTTRPVASAVAADAMVFIGSGYQGSFLGAFRPDGHGDIEGTDRVVWTVSRDTPDIASPLLSDGRLYFHKGKSGNLSCLDAATGKPHYEAVRLPGISRTYASPMAAGGHVYLTGRSGTTVVIKDSATLQIVASNSVGETVDATPAPCGDELFIRGEKHLFCIAN
- a CDS encoding glucosamine-6-phosphate deaminase, with translation MRQDRRRLKPFQSAAPPSSIPYRVFPEASNASEAAALEIATLVRSRAAEGRTCVLGLATGSTVVNVYSAMVRMHREQGLSFANVAVFVLDEFLPMGPESLQSHVRFMNEHLFDHIDLPRDQIHIPDGNTPQDELAEYCLMFENEIAELGGIDMLILGIGRTGHIGFNEPGSGTDSRTRPITLDAMTRIDAASNFFGVENVPRRAITMGVGTILDARRIILLAFGEGKASIVARAIEGEIAPAVPATFLQQHDDVEFFLDSAAAANLTEIRSPWLVGDVRWDDVMVRRAVIALSQSVQKPILMLTDADYNANGMQGLLAEYGTAYEINLSVFRHLQNTITGWPAGKPDRPDTVFPKRIILFSPHPDDDVISMGGTLTRLATQGHEVHVAYQTSGNLAVFDGDALRFAEFAADFCREFEVYSDDIQRLTEMMIHAIRDKASGSVDINEVQRLKGLIRRGEATAGARVCGVRDERLHYLNLPFYETGAVRKNPIGERDVQITIDLLRHVQPHQIYAAGDLSDPHGTHRTCLDIIFAACNECRHDDWFASTAVWLYRGAWQEWAPHEIEMAVPLSPQEVDRKRDAIFKHESQKDRALFPGSDAREFWQRAEARNAQTAQIYDRLGLAQYQAIEGFVRWKGFDAAD